In Solanum pennellii chromosome 3, SPENNV200, a single window of DNA contains:
- the LOC107012721 gene encoding zinc finger protein 8, which produces MEKTDRETRDFMNVESFSQLPFIRPVPAPPKEKTGIRLFGKEFVAGTTTTHHEESESETIEAEEIKENSNTNRKFECHYCCRNFPTSQALGGHQNAHKRERQHAKRLHLQSAMIQGEANNIYGMMNYRVPNYHHPSTWITNTSRFYASPYNSSQHHNHQTPPINGSPLALWRIPASSNYGRPVVFPANNHQDFKSSPIINTNSASQDHVSLDLHL; this is translated from the coding sequence atggAGAAAACAGATAGAGAAACTCGTGATTTCATGAACGTTGAATCCTTCTCTCAGCTACCTTTTATCCGTCCAGTTCCAGCACCACCTAAAGAAAAGACCGGCATTAGGCTTTTCGGTAAAGAATTTGTAGCTGGTACTACTACAACTCATCATGAGGAATCGGAATCCGAAACTATTGAAGcagaagaaataaaagagaattCAAATACTAATCGGAAATTTGAATGCCATTATTGTTGCAGGAATTTCCCAACTTCACAAGCTTTAGGAGGACATCAAAATGCGCATAAGAGAGAACGCCAACATGCTAAACGACTTCATCTGCAATCTGCAATGATACAGGGTGAAGCAAATAATATTTATGGTATGATGAATTATCGCGTTCCGAATTATCACCATCCATCAACATGGATTACAAACACAAGCAGATTTTACGCAAGTCCTTATAACTCTTCTCAGCACCATAATCATCAAACTCCGCCTATAAATGGAAGTCCATTAGCGTTATGGAGAATTCCAGCTTCTTCTAATTATGGTCGTCCAGTCGTGTTTCCTGCTAATAATCATCAGGATTTCAAGTCTTCTCCAATTATCAATACCAATTCAGCTTCTCAAGATCATGTGAGTTTAGATCTACATTTGTGA
- the LOC107013240 gene encoding uncharacterized protein LOC107013240 isoform X1 has product MYGIEISYQQAWRAKERALELIRGKPADGYRNMPRYIYMLETVYPNSYIRMHKSEYNEFMYLFISLRPMMRGFELCRPVVVVDALHLIEVHLCLLVHLMEQVAYCLWQYGIVDTENDCSWTWFFQQFKNAFGKREKMCIVSDRNESIKKGVSIVYPIVSHFACIWHLWKNVCSNFRRSRIILSNLFYSMAKAYRKDDFENLMAKLDKIDGRVKKYLQDAGYERWAKSHATVNRGRMMTSNIVECINGCLVDARQLPIIDFLEEVRILFGSWNCKNIEIASYTKETLDRRFEEILVLNASKSAKMKVVASCEFIFSVYEGGIRYIVCLERKTYSCGRFQHDEIRCPHAIAVLKKKNITDVHPYCSDYYKHDALTNTYVISIEPMPDKSEWKAPDSVLEEVVLPPKYKKMSGRPKKKEKEKSI; this is encoded by the exons ATGTATGGCATTGAGATTTCTTATCAACAAGCATGGCGCGCAAAAGAGCGTGCATTAGAACTTATAAGAGGTAAACCTGCTGATGGCTACAGAAACATGCCAAGATACATATATATGCTGGAAACTGTGTATccaaattcatatataaggaTGCATAAGTCTGAATACAACGAATTTATGTATCTTTTCATATCATTAAGGCCAATGATGAGAGGATTTGAGTTATGTAGGccagttgttgttgttgatgctttACATCTTATCGAGGTACATTTGTGTCTGCTAGTACACTTAATGGAGCAG GTTGCATATTGCCTTTGGCAGTACGGAATTGTTGACACGGAAAATGATTGTTCATGGACATGGTTCTTTCAACAATTTAAGAATGCATTTGGTAAGAGGGAAAAAATGTGTATTGTATCTGACAGAAATGAAAGCATAAAGAAAGGTGTGAGTATTGTTTATCCAATTGTTTCTCATTTTGCATGCATATGGCACCTCTGGAAAAATGTGTGTTCAAACTTTAGGAGAAGCAGGATCATTCTAAGTAATCTGTTTTATTCAATGGCTAAGGCTTATAGAAAGGATGATTTTGAAAACTTGATGGCTAAATTGGATAAAATAGATGGAAGAGTAAAAAAGTATCTTCAAGATGCTGGGTATGAAAGGTGGGCTAAGTCTCATGCAACAGTGAACCGTGGGAGAATGATGACTTCAAATATAGTTGAATGCATCAATGGTTGCCTTGTTGATGCACGACAACTACCTATTATAGATTTTTTGGAGGAAGTTAGAATTCTATTTGGTTCTTGGAATtgcaaaaatatagaaatagctTCTTATACAAAAGAAACATTGGATAGAAGATTTGAAGAAATATTGGTTTTAAACGCATCAAAAAGTGCAAAAATGAAG gTTGTTGCATCTTGTGAGTTTATTTTTTCAGTGTATGAAGGTGGGATTAGATACATTGTTTGTCTTGAGAGGAAAACTTATTCATGTGGGAGATTTCAACACGACGAGATACGTTGTCCACATGCAATAGCcgtcttgaagaagaagaatataacAGATGTACACCCCTACTGCTCTGATTATTATAAACACGATGCGTTAACAAATACTTATGTAATTTCAATAGAACCAATGCCAGACAAAAGTGAATGGAAAGCTCCAGACTCTGTTTTGGAAGAAGTTGTCTTGCCACCTAAATACAAAAAGATGTCTGggagaccaaaaaaaaaagagaaagaaaaatccATATGA
- the LOC107013240 gene encoding uncharacterized protein LOC107013240 isoform X2 yields MYGIEISYQQAWRAKERALELIRGKPADGYRNMPRYIYMLETVYPNSYIRMHKSEYNEFMYLFISLRPMMRGFELCRPVVVVDALHLIEVHLCLLVHLMEQYGIVDTENDCSWTWFFQQFKNAFGKREKMCIVSDRNESIKKGVSIVYPIVSHFACIWHLWKNVCSNFRRSRIILSNLFYSMAKAYRKDDFENLMAKLDKIDGRVKKYLQDAGYERWAKSHATVNRGRMMTSNIVECINGCLVDARQLPIIDFLEEVRILFGSWNCKNIEIASYTKETLDRRFEEILVLNASKSAKMKVVASCEFIFSVYEGGIRYIVCLERKTYSCGRFQHDEIRCPHAIAVLKKKNITDVHPYCSDYYKHDALTNTYVISIEPMPDKSEWKAPDSVLEEVVLPPKYKKMSGRPKKKEKEKSI; encoded by the exons ATGTATGGCATTGAGATTTCTTATCAACAAGCATGGCGCGCAAAAGAGCGTGCATTAGAACTTATAAGAGGTAAACCTGCTGATGGCTACAGAAACATGCCAAGATACATATATATGCTGGAAACTGTGTATccaaattcatatataaggaTGCATAAGTCTGAATACAACGAATTTATGTATCTTTTCATATCATTAAGGCCAATGATGAGAGGATTTGAGTTATGTAGGccagttgttgttgttgatgctttACATCTTATCGAGGTACATTTGTGTCTGCTAGTACACTTAATGGAGCAG TACGGAATTGTTGACACGGAAAATGATTGTTCATGGACATGGTTCTTTCAACAATTTAAGAATGCATTTGGTAAGAGGGAAAAAATGTGTATTGTATCTGACAGAAATGAAAGCATAAAGAAAGGTGTGAGTATTGTTTATCCAATTGTTTCTCATTTTGCATGCATATGGCACCTCTGGAAAAATGTGTGTTCAAACTTTAGGAGAAGCAGGATCATTCTAAGTAATCTGTTTTATTCAATGGCTAAGGCTTATAGAAAGGATGATTTTGAAAACTTGATGGCTAAATTGGATAAAATAGATGGAAGAGTAAAAAAGTATCTTCAAGATGCTGGGTATGAAAGGTGGGCTAAGTCTCATGCAACAGTGAACCGTGGGAGAATGATGACTTCAAATATAGTTGAATGCATCAATGGTTGCCTTGTTGATGCACGACAACTACCTATTATAGATTTTTTGGAGGAAGTTAGAATTCTATTTGGTTCTTGGAATtgcaaaaatatagaaatagctTCTTATACAAAAGAAACATTGGATAGAAGATTTGAAGAAATATTGGTTTTAAACGCATCAAAAAGTGCAAAAATGAAG gTTGTTGCATCTTGTGAGTTTATTTTTTCAGTGTATGAAGGTGGGATTAGATACATTGTTTGTCTTGAGAGGAAAACTTATTCATGTGGGAGATTTCAACACGACGAGATACGTTGTCCACATGCAATAGCcgtcttgaagaagaagaatataacAGATGTACACCCCTACTGCTCTGATTATTATAAACACGATGCGTTAACAAATACTTATGTAATTTCAATAGAACCAATGCCAGACAAAAGTGAATGGAAAGCTCCAGACTCTGTTTTGGAAGAAGTTGTCTTGCCACCTAAATACAAAAAGATGTCTGggagaccaaaaaaaaaagagaaagaaaaatccATATGA